One Gardnerella vaginalis genomic window, TGATTTTTTCACGAACTTGGTTCACCCAAGACTTCATTGTTTGACTTACCAAACTAATAGACGGTGCTAAAAACAGCACGGTTCCAAAACCACAAAATTCTTCTGCAAAACGCAAAGAAGTCAAGGTTTTACCAGTGCCACAAGCCATTACAGCGAGCGCACGATCATGATTTCTTAACTCTGCACTAATAGCATCAATAGCTTCACGCTGATAATCGCGAGGCTCATTTACTTTTCTAGCGTTCGAAGGTTTTCCATTGAAATAATCACGCCAGTCAATATTTGAACAGCTTATAGTCTCTTTATCAATACGAACTATATCGATTCCATCAGCAACACTTTTATTAATATATTTTCTAAGCTCGCTAGTAATTCCAGGAGCACTATCTGCAATAATATAGTGACTGTATTGTTTATCTGCTAAAGCGTTAGCAAAGAACGTACTTAAATTTTTATTGCTTAACTTTTCTTTGTAGCATTTTGCTTGAATTGCCCAATACTCTCCATCTGTATCTTGAGCCACAAGATCTATGCCAATGTCTTTGCTTCCTGGATTGGTTGGAGAATCGTTCCACATCCAAACATTTGTAAATCTACTTTTCCACTCTGGACTTGTTTGCAAGAAGTATCGAATAGCAAGTTCCCAAGATGTGCCCTTTTGACGCTGGTCTACTGAATCTTTAACAATACGATTTATAACATCATCTACTGTGAGATTTTCGTTATCAATCTCATCATTGAGATTGTAAGACTTAGCGCTTGCATAATCAGTCATAGTACTCTCCTGCAATCTAAAGTCACTCTATTGTCACTCTAAAGTCACTAATAAGCACGATATAGAAAAACAAATTACTCTAATTCTACCGCCATTAATAACTATAGAAGTATAGCGTTTAATAAATTCACCCACCCACACCACAAAAGAACTAGTTTATGTTTGAAAGTCTCTTACAGTCACTCCCACCGCAGTGAGCATATAAATACCTTGCTCAGTAAAAGCATAAGGAAGATCTCTGCGACCACCCCAACTTGATGTAGAATTTTTCGACATCAAGTTTTCGAACTCATCAGCGGTTAGCTTAAACATAAAGTCGTTATCAAATTTTTCTATGTTATTTTTTACCTGCTCGTTGAACCTTGCTGTAGTGTACCCATAAATCTCAGCAATCTCAAAATCAATCGCAAGAGAATAACACACTTACTGCAATAAATTATGATTTGAATAATACTCTTTCAAAGAAGTCTTAGTAATTTTCTGAACGCATATTGCAGAGCCATCAGTAACATCATAAGCATTCTTCCATGGATCCTCGCGATGTGTAAGATTGCTCAAATCGCTACCAGAATATTCAGCAAACTTTTCGCATACCTTTTTCACAATGAGCTTTTGATCATCCGTTAAAGAATTCTCATTCAGTTTCTCGGTATCGGGAAGCGCGATTTCTCCCTTACGAATCAAAAACTTCCCGCGATGCATTGCGAATAATTCCGGGCAAACAGGACCATTCCTCCATGCCTGAAAATCCTCGTTAAATAGCGGATATCCAGTGGTAGCCAAAGAATACGCTTGTGAATAGTAAGCTAACTTCTGAAGCTTCATAGTGGTAATGGTTCCAGTAATATCAAGGATGTACGATGCCACGTTAAAGATTGTTGTCATACGCACCTCCCTTTTATAAAACAGACAAGTTATATATTATATTCGTATGACGATAATTAGCCGAAAGCAAGCCACTGCAGCTGGAAAAATACTGAAGGAATTAAACGGCCAGCAAAACTCAGAAGAGTATGGCAAGCAGATATTAATACTCGACTCATGGCGTCATCAGCATGAAGAACCGGCACAAATCTTTTTCAAGAAACTTGTTGGAATCATAAATAAGTATCCAGACGCAATGGCTACGTATCGTCTTAAACGCAAAGAATCAATACTTAAAAAGTTATACCGCAGCAATGGAAATTTTGAGCTTGGTGCAATGGATGACATCGCAGGATGTAGGGCGATTGTAAATTCTGTTAGTGAAGTTTACGAAGTTTATAATGAAATTCTTAATCTTAAAGAAGCTGGTGAAATCGATATTAAGAAAACGAAAGACTATATAAAAAATCCAGAAAAATCCGGATATAGGTCACTGCACATAATAGTAAAACAGACATTAACACAAGAAGACATAGATAGACAATATAGGATTGAACTGCAAATACGCACTAAACTGCAACACTATTGGTCAACAGCAGTAGAAGCTATGAGTGAGATAGATAACGTAGAATACAAAGATCCTACTTTGATAAGTAAAGGTAATACTCGAATACAATCTTGCTTACAATTCTTCAAAGTAATCTCTAAGTTATTTGCTTGCTGTGAAAATAACGATGATGAGCTTAAAGAAGAACTAGCAAATTCAGTGCGAACAAACGATAATTTTAAAGAAATTATTGAGGATCTCAAAGCTGCGCGCAACAGTGTAACTATTAATATGCAAAAAAATAGCGCACAAGGCGGCGAAGGACTTTACTTACTTGAGCTTTCTCGAGAAACACAAGAATTAACCATACATTCATACACTATGGATTGCGTAGAGAAAGCTATAAAGAATTATAATAGCAAGGAAAATAGCAGCATAAACAATGAAGCTAACACAATTCAATATGATACAGAAATTGATAACTGTAGCGTAAATAAAAACCTGACAGTTGAGAAACCAGATGCGCAAACCTCATATATAACTAGTATTAACAGGGTACTTATTTATGCGAAAAACGAGGATCAACTAGGAGATACTTATCCTAATTACTCATATAACATAGAAAAATTTATTGAAAAAGTAGAAGAACTAATTCATTAATTAATGAAAATTGTGGTAATAATCATGAATTCTTCTTCACCTGAGCGTTATCTTTGCAGTCAAATATATTCTTTATGCATGATGAGATTGCATTCTGCTTACTTTGAAAAAGATTACATACAATAATGAAAATAACAGCTAAAATAATAAACCTGTAAAATCCTAACCACATATGTTCTGTAATAATTTCATTATTTAGCAATCTCGTACCACCACTAACATTAGCGCGATCATAAATCCAATTTAATAATTCTGATAAATACTCAGAAAGTTTCAAAGATAAATACAACATTGCCTCAAAAACTACTGTCATAATATTGATAATAATTAATTTATATTTATTACTATCTGAATCTTCTATTTTTATATCAAATATCACTTTACATAGAATCTGTAAATTTTCAAATTTAAGCAAAAATACAATGCATGTTATTGTCAAAGCAACTATCGTCCAATTAGACTCACTTAGAAACCCTAAAAGTATAAAAAATATTGACAAAACAGAAATCAAGAATTTTGAACTTTTCAAGAAAGCTCTAACGCTTCTGCGTACTAAAAAGCAGAACGGTATAAACCATAGAATGAACATTACTAGCGATTTATAACATTCTGGCAACCCCTTAGTTGTATCATAATAAGTATATGCCAAAATGCAAAAGGATAAATACAATTGAATAAAAGGTATTAAAAATAGAATTTCATTGTTTTTAAACTTTAAATAAATAAGAAACAATAAAAATAGTATTAAGTACACCACACAAGCATTAATAATAGAATATATTCGCTTTGAGTATCCAATATGACCGTAAAAAATTATACCTATTGTAAAATACAGTAAAAGCGCAGATAACAGCATTAAAAGTATGCGTGACACTATTATACAATTCCTACGACTGCTAAAAAAGGAATATAATTTATCTTTTAAATTAAGCATTTCAAACTCACTTTTAGTAAGTGCAATGCGCGCGAAGGTATGTCGTCGCGCAGCTACCTTTGCGAGTCAAGAGAATCAAGGCGCGCACGGAAAGACGGCCAATCAGTGCGCATTGCCGTAAGCAGCTTTAGCTTTGGCACATCATCAATCGGCACCCACTTGATTTCCATGCTCTCGTCGTCATGTGCGCACGGATTCACACAATGACCCGGCTTTTCAAACGCGAAAACCGTTGTATACCGCCAATTCCCGTGACTTTCGCAATACGCTCCGACAACATCAATGTCTTGAGATGTTATGTTCGCTTCTTCAAACGACTCGCGCAATGCGCCCTCAATCGCAGTTTCGCCATCAGATATTGCGCCGCCAGGAATACCCCACGTGCCACCTTCCGCACTCCAAAGCGCGCGATGTTGCATAACAACGTGAGTCACACGCCCAGTTGCTTCGTCTCTCCTAGCAAGCAGCACGCCAGCCGCGCCATTATGCCCCCAATGCCTGCGTCCACAATCGCACATCACCCATCCGTCTCCTGGCTGATGCACGTTTTCTTTAGGCACTTGCGCGGAAGAAGGATCGTCCTTAATCGCCTCGACCTCTAGCTTGCGAGTATTCCACAAATCATGCCAAGTGTACCCAAGCTCGCAAACCATTTGTCTAAGAATCGGCAAGCTAATGCCAAGAACTCCATGTGGATCTCCCTGAATTCCCTCAATAAAAGCCCCGCCGAAGCCTTCTAATGTAAAGGATCCCGCGACTTCCAACGGCTCGCCAGTTTCCACATACGCGCGAATTTCCTCATCGCTCATATGCGCAAAAGTCACGCTTGCGCGGCTCACTTTGCACACGGTTTTGCCACTTTTTGCGTCGATTAAGCAATGACCAGTAAACAATTCTCCAGTTTTTCCGCTCATCTGCTTGATTCGCGCAGCAGCCACTTCGGGAGTATGCGGCTTTCCGTAGCATTCGCCATCTAACAAAAACATGGAGTCGCAGCCAACAATCAGCACGTTGTTGGAATCAGCAGAAGACTTATTCACGTGCGCAAAATCGTGAATATCAAAAGTCTTAGTAGGCACTTTTACGCCCGAAAAATCGCGAGTTTGCGCGGTATCTACATTGTGCGTTACATGCGATTGCGAATCGTTTGCTAAAGAGTTACTACCAGTTACAGAAGATCCAGCAGCCTCAGCAACCTCAGCCTCCAGCGGATACCCCACAACCAAATCACCACTAGCCGAAGCCGCTGCATTTGCAACAAGTTTCCACGACTCATACACCGCCAAAGCCTTTGCTCGCGCCAAAATCGAAACGCGCTCCTCGGCGCTCATCTGCTCCACGCTAACGCCTCGCGCATTTGCAGCATCACGCAAAGCCGCTGGCTCATCCACCTCGCTCACATGAATCACAGGAATCACGCCTGCAGCAGCCAGCACTGCTCTACGCGATGGCGATTGAGAAGCCAAAATCAACGAAACTGTCATATTCCCTTCTTCCTTTTATATTTTTGCAAACTACGCGCGAGAGGCGGTTACGCCGTGCGAGTCGATTTTTACGTGCAAAATTTTCCAATCGCAGCCATCTAAAAGCGGTTTTGCAATTTTTTCTATTTTTTCGCTTATATTAGTGGCGTTATTGGCTTCTACGGTTGCTTGCGACTTTTCCTCGTAGAACACCGCTGCGCAAGATCCAGCTCCCGAAATAGCAGCTGCAAACCCAGCATCTCGCAAAGTTTTTACTAAATCCCAAGTTGGTTGCATAAGACTTGCTCGGTACGGCTGGTGAATAGAATCTTGAGTAGCTGTAAAGAGCAAATCGTTTCTTGAAAGAGTGGTTTTTGCGCAAGAATCGCAAGAGTTGGCAGAATCGCAAGAATGGGCAGAATCGCAAGAATGGGCAAACGCGCTAAAATCTCCAAAATCACCAAATGCAATCGGCAATAAGCAAGCGCGCGAAACATTAAACACAGCATCTGCGTACGGCACTTTTTCTGGAAGCGCTTGGCGAGCCATTTGCGTTGAAAGAGTAAAGTTTGGCACAAAAATCGTTGCGCGAATCTTCTTAGAAACGTTGTATCGAACAGTGTGGAACTCCTCGCCATTCTTCCAGCTGGTTGTCAATCCGCCAAAAACCGCTGGAGCAACATTATCTGGATGACCTTCAATTGTAGCTGCAAGCTCAAAAATCGCCTGCTTATTAAGATCCTCATTATGTGCAAAAGACCAAGCCGCAGCCACGCCCGAAACAATCGCACTGGCGGAAGACCCCATTCCGCGCGCTTGTGGAATACGATTACGCGCTTCTAGAGTAAATCGCAAATGCGGCAAGCCAAACTCTTCACACGCTTTACGAAATGCGCGAACAACAAGATGCGTCTCGTCTTTTGGCAACGTATCTTCGCCTTCGCCGTGAATAATCACGCGAACATCTTGCGAATCATCAAGCGAATCATCAAGCGTAAAAACTAGCGAATCCGCATAATCAAGCGCAATTCCTGCAACATCAAATCCAGACCCAAGATTTGCGCTGGTTGCTGGCACGCAAACTGACACACTGTTGCATACTGGTTTCATTTCGCACCTTTTCTATTCGAGCAGCCTACTAAATTACTAAATTACTCAATTACTCAATTACTCGATTACTTAATTACTCAACTACTCAATTACTCAATAATTCGCAAAGCAAGAGGCTTTTCGCACACAACATCCACTTTTTGCAAATCAGCAAGAATTGCGAGTAAATCTGCCTCTGCACAATCTTTTACAATCACGCGCAAATCGCCTGGACCGCCAATTCCGCAAGCTGGGCAATCACCTTCGCCCTCATATTGAGTTTGGCACAACATTGGCAATCGCTTAGCACTAACTCCATGCTCCTCAAACACGTCCATCACTTCGCTGCACAGTGCAAGCGAAGTATCCTCCATGCTGCATCGCACAACAAAATCCGCACGAATCGAGCGCGTGGAAGCCAAAGATTTGGTGTTATACATTGGCACGCTAGCATCGTTGCAGCCGCGCGCTATGTTTCTAGCGGCTCCAACAATATCTCCAACCACCGCGCTGGCTGTTGGCGCTCCACCAGCGCCGCGGCCGTAGAACATAAGATCATCCGCCGCTTGCGCTTTAACAAAAACGGCGTTAAAGCTGCCATGAACGGAAGCCAGCGGATGCTCTTTGCTTACCAACGCTGGGTAAACGCTTGCGCTCACCAACCCACTCGAATCGCAAGCAACCGCCGCAAGCAGCTTAATCACGCGATTTTCTGCACTTGCCGCAGCAATGTCTTCAGCCGTAATCGCGCTAATTCCTTCAACGCTAACGTCATCAATGCTTATTGGCATCTGGAATGCAAGCGTTGCCAAAATAGCAGCCTTGTTTGCCGCATCAAATCCTTCAACGTCTCCTGTAGGATCCGCCTCCGCGTATCCCTTTTCTTGAGCCGCGCGCAAAGCCGAATCAAAATCAAGCCCGCGCACCGTCATTTCGTCAAGAATGTAGTTTGTAGTTCCGTTTACGATTCCAAAAATTTGCGTGATTTTGTCGCCTACAAGCGACTCTCTAAGTGGACGCAAAATCGGGATTGCTCCTGCCACAGACGCCTCAAAGCTTAAGTCCACTCCATTTTTTTGCGCGCACTCGTAGAGTTCTGGACCAAACTTTGCAAGTAATGCTTTGTTCGCTGTTACAACCGATTTTCCGCATTCTAGCGCAGTTTTTACAAATGTGCGCGCTGGTTCCAATCCGCCAATTAACTCAACGATTATGTCTATATCTTCGCGTTCACATAATGCTAGAGCGTCTGCGCTTAGAAGATTTTTGGCAATCCATGGAGCATCCACATCTTCTGGATGCAAGCATGCTACTCCTGCAAGTTCTAGTGGAGCACCGATTCTCGCGGATAGTTCAGAATTTTCTTCGACTATTAGACGCGCTGTTTGCGATCCTACTGTTCCGGCGCCTAAAAGACCCACGCGGATTGGCTCAGCAGAAGAGTCGCCAGCA contains:
- a CDS encoding Panacea domain-containing protein, with the translated sequence MTTIFNVASYILDITGTITTMKLQKLAYYSQAYSLATTGYPLFNEDFQAWRNGPVCPELFAMHRGKFLIRKGEIALPDTEKLNENSLTDDQKLIVKKVCEKFAEYSGSDLSNLTHREDPWKNAYDVTDGSAICVQKITKTSLKEYYSNHNLLQ
- a CDS encoding RelA/SpoT domain-containing protein; translation: MTIISRKQATAAGKILKELNGQQNSEEYGKQILILDSWRHQHEEPAQIFFKKLVGIINKYPDAMATYRLKRKESILKKLYRSNGNFELGAMDDIAGCRAIVNSVSEVYEVYNEILNLKEAGEIDIKKTKDYIKNPEKSGYRSLHIIVKQTLTQEDIDRQYRIELQIRTKLQHYWSTAVEAMSEIDNVEYKDPTLISKGNTRIQSCLQFFKVISKLFACCENNDDELKEELANSVRTNDNFKEIIEDLKAARNSVTINMQKNSAQGGEGLYLLELSRETQELTIHSYTMDCVEKAIKNYNSKENSSINNEANTIQYDTEIDNCSVNKNLTVEKPDAQTSYITSINRVLIYAKNEDQLGDTYPNYSYNIEKFIEKVEELIH
- a CDS encoding Maf family nucleotide pyrophosphatase, which encodes MTVSLILASQSPSRRAVLAAAGVIPVIHVSEVDEPAALRDAANARGVSVEQMSAEERVSILARAKALAVYESWKLVANAAASASGDLVVGYPLEAEVAEAAGSSVTGSNSLANDSQSHVTHNVDTAQTRDFSGVKVPTKTFDIHDFAHVNKSSADSNNVLIVGCDSMFLLDGECYGKPHTPEVAAARIKQMSGKTGELFTGHCLIDAKSGKTVCKVSRASVTFAHMSDEEIRAYVETGEPLEVAGSFTLEGFGGAFIEGIQGDPHGVLGISLPILRQMVCELGYTWHDLWNTRKLEVEAIKDDPSSAQVPKENVHQPGDGWVMCDCGRRHWGHNGAAGVLLARRDEATGRVTHVVMQHRALWSAEGGTWGIPGGAISDGETAIEGALRESFEEANITSQDIDVVGAYCESHGNWRYTTVFAFEKPGHCVNPCAHDDESMEIKWVPIDDVPKLKLLTAMRTDWPSFRARLDSLDSQR
- the thrB gene encoding homoserine kinase produces the protein MKPVCNSVSVCVPATSANLGSGFDVAGIALDYADSLVFTLDDSLDDSQDVRVIIHGEGEDTLPKDETHLVVRAFRKACEEFGLPHLRFTLEARNRIPQARGMGSSASAIVSGVAAAWSFAHNEDLNKQAIFELAATIEGHPDNVAPAVFGGLTTSWKNGEEFHTVRYNVSKKIRATIFVPNFTLSTQMARQALPEKVPYADAVFNVSRACLLPIAFGDFGDFSAFAHSCDSAHSCDSANSCDSCAKTTLSRNDLLFTATQDSIHQPYRASLMQPTWDLVKTLRDAGFAAAISGAGSCAAVFYEEKSQATVEANNATNISEKIEKIAKPLLDGCDWKILHVKIDSHGVTASRA
- a CDS encoding homoserine dehydrogenase, which encodes MVTVNAVNAKNAEHSDGSVAGDSSAEPIRVGLLGAGTVGSQTARLIVEENSELSARIGAPLELAGVACLHPEDVDAPWIAKNLLSADALALCEREDIDIIVELIGGLEPARTFVKTALECGKSVVTANKALLAKFGPELYECAQKNGVDLSFEASVAGAIPILRPLRESLVGDKITQIFGIVNGTTNYILDEMTVRGLDFDSALRAAQEKGYAEADPTGDVEGFDAANKAAILATLAFQMPISIDDVSVEGISAITAEDIAAASAENRVIKLLAAVACDSSGLVSASVYPALVSKEHPLASVHGSFNAVFVKAQAADDLMFYGRGAGGAPTASAVVGDIVGAARNIARGCNDASVPMYNTKSLASTRSIRADFVVRCSMEDTSLALCSEVMDVFEEHGVSAKRLPMLCQTQYEGEGDCPACGIGGPGDLRVIVKDCAEADLLAILADLQKVDVVCEKPLALRIIE